A section of the Calorimonas adulescens genome encodes:
- a CDS encoding biotin--[acetyl-CoA-carboxylase] ligase has product MDKLLEILMEKRGKYISGEELSSILGITRTAVWKRINALRERGFDIKAETKNGYMLQQAPDLLLPDLVGFYLKTDVLGREIVYYDSIGSTNEVAKGLAIGNCDEGTIVVAEEQVSGRGRISRGWYSPKFEGIYCSIILKPSVPISEIPKLTQLIGLGIARALQKRGINPLIKWPNDIVVNGKKVCGILTEMAAEMDAVHYVITGFGLNVNNRRIPGEISSIATSLYLESGEEFYRPELLASILKEIEIIYTAYKGGDYNGFISEVKSMSATIGRKVRVINGRMEYTGTAVDILPSGALLIEHDDGELTEAQAGDVSVRGVMGYA; this is encoded by the coding sequence ATGGATAAACTGCTGGAGATTTTGATGGAAAAACGTGGTAAATATATCTCTGGAGAAGAGTTGAGTTCTATCCTCGGGATAACCAGGACGGCAGTATGGAAGAGGATAAATGCCCTCAGGGAAAGAGGCTTTGATATAAAGGCGGAGACAAAAAACGGATATATGTTGCAGCAGGCCCCAGACCTGCTTCTGCCTGACCTTGTCGGATTTTACCTCAAGACCGATGTACTGGGGAGGGAAATAGTATACTATGATTCCATAGGGTCTACCAATGAGGTGGCTAAAGGCCTGGCCATAGGTAACTGTGATGAGGGCACTATAGTGGTGGCTGAAGAACAGGTATCAGGTAGGGGAAGGATATCCAGGGGATGGTACTCGCCTAAATTTGAAGGGATATACTGCAGCATTATTTTAAAGCCATCTGTTCCCATAAGCGAGATACCAAAACTTACCCAGCTTATTGGCCTTGGCATAGCCCGAGCCCTGCAAAAACGGGGCATAAATCCACTCATAAAATGGCCCAATGATATAGTGGTCAATGGCAAGAAGGTATGCGGCATACTCACAGAAATGGCTGCAGAGATGGATGCTGTTCATTATGTAATTACCGGCTTTGGCTTAAATGTTAATAACAGGCGTATTCCTGGAGAGATAAGTAGCATAGCCACATCCCTGTATTTAGAGAGCGGAGAAGAGTTCTATAGACCGGAGCTTCTGGCGTCAATACTGAAGGAAATAGAGATAATATATACTGCATATAAGGGTGGAGACTACAATGGATTTATTTCAGAAGTAAAAAGTATGTCTGCCACCATAGGCAGGAAGGTAAGGGTAATAAATGGTCGTATGGAATATACGGGTACAGCAGTGGATATATTACCATCCGGGGCGCTGCTTATAGAACATGATGACGGTGAATTAACTGAGGCGCAGGCAGGAGATGTCAGTGTAAGGGGGGTTATGGGGTATGCATGA